In Trichlorobacter lovleyi, the DNA window AGTAAGTTTGTAGGTGATTGTATAAAACAGCGGCTCAGGGCTGTCTACAAAAAAAGCCGATCCAGGTACAGGATCGGCTTTTCTGTTGTGTGCGTCGCATCCGTGGAAAGGAGGAGTTATTCATCCTGCTACGGGGCGGTTCTTTGTGTAATCAGGTTGCCGCGGTTTCAGATCGCGGATGATAGCAAGGCGGCGAGGAGGTTGCGACGTAGGCGTATAATGCGATACGTCGAGGAGTAACCGACAAAGCCAACGAAGCTAGCGCCGTGATCTGGAAGTGGCGGGGCTAGGCCCCGGCCTGGACCGCCGTGATCGCTACGACATTCACAATATCCTCCACCGAACAGCCGCGGGAAAGGTCATTGACCGGCTTGGCCAGGCCCTGGATGATCGGGCCGACCGCTTCAGCACCAGCCACCCTCTCCACCAGTTTGTAGGCGATGTTGCCGGCATCCAGATCAGGGAAGATCAGCACGTTGGCCTTGCCTGCCACCGGGCTGCCCGGTGCCTTTTTCTCGCCGACCTTGGGCAGCAGGGCGGCATCAGCCTGCAGCTCGCCATCGATCTGGATATCAGGCTTGATGGTCTTGGCGATTTCGGCTGCCTTGGTGACCTTGTCCACATCGGCATGGGCCGCGCTGCCCTTGGTTGAGAAGGAGAGCATCCCCACACGGGCCTCAACATCCAGAAAGGCCTTGCAGTTGCCGGCCGTGGCAACGGCGATCTCGGCCAGGGCCTGGGCGTCCGGGTTGGGGTTTACGGCACAGTCGGCAAACAGGATGATACCGTTTTCACCGAAGGAAGGAGTCTTGGTGATCATCAGGAAGAAGGATGATACGGTCTTGATCCCGGCTGCTGGCCCCACGGTCTGGAAGGCCGCCTTCAGCACATTGCCGGTGGTGCCGGTGGCACCGGCCACTTCACCGCCTGCGTCACCGTTACGTACCATCATGCCGGCATAGTACAGGTTGTCATCGGCGGTCAGCAGTTTCTTTGCCTCTTCAGCGGTCATCCCCTTGGATTTACGCAGTTCAACAAAGTCTGCGATGTACTGGTCAAGTTTGGGTGAATCGGCCGGGTTCAGCAGCTCCACACCGGCCAGATTGATCCCCTTGGCAGCGGCTTCGGCCTGGATCTTGGCAGGGTCGCCCAGAATCACCAGCTTTGCCAGCCCTTCGGCAACAATTTTTTCAGCGGCATACAGCATCCGTTCATCGTAACTTTCCGGCAGTACCACAGTCTGCAGATTCTTCTGTGCCTTCTGCTTAATCTGGTCAACAAGATGCATTGCTCTTCCTCCCTCTTAAAAATAAAACAAGTTTTTGCTAGATACCTGAATGGGCCCTGCTCGTCAACAAAAAAAGCCGCTGAAACGCGGCTTTAGTTTGACTGAAACAGGTATAAAACCAGATTAAAATTTTACGCCCAAGGCATCGGCAACGGTATGGATATCCTTGTCGCCACGACCTGAGAGACAGACCACAATGGTCTGGTCCTTGGACATGCCGGGAGCCAGTTTGAGGGTGTGGGCAATGGCGTGGGAGGATTCCAGGGCCGGCATGATCCCCTCTTCACGGGTCAGACGCTGGAACGCCTCCAGTGCCTCGTCATCGGTGATGGAGACATACTCGGCCCGGCCGGTGTCCTTGAGCCAGGCATGTTCCGGGCCGACGCCGGGGTAGTCCAGACCGGCGGAGATGGAGTGGGCGTTGGCCACCTGCCCATGGGCATCCTGCAGCAGGTAGCTGCGCTGACCATGCAGGATACCGGGACGACCGGCACAGAGCGGTGCCGCATGGGCGCCGGAGGCGATGCCGTGGCCGGCTGCCTCGACACCGATCAGACGGACGCCGCTATCCTTTAAGAAGGGGTAGAACAGCCCCATGGCGTTACTGCCGCCGCCAACGCAGGCCACCAGGGCATCCGGCAGGCGGCCTTCGACCTTCTTGTGCTGCCTCTTGGCCTCAATGCCGATCACCGACTGAAAGTCGCGCACCATCATCGGGTAGGGGTGGGGTCCGGCTACGGTGCCGATCACATAAAAGGTGGTACGGATGTTGGTAACCCAGTCCCGCAGCGCCTCGTTCATGGCATCCTTGAGGGTGGCGGTACCGGCAGTCACCGGGTTAACCGTGGCCCCCAGCAGCTTCATCCGGAAGACGTTCAAGGCCTGACGCCGGATATCCTCGGCCCCCATGAAGACCTCGCACTGCATCCCGAACAGGGCGGCGATGGTGGCGGTGGCCACGCCGTGCTGACCGGCACCGGTCTCGGCGATCACCCGCTCCTTTTTCAT includes these proteins:
- the pta gene encoding phosphate acetyltransferase, translated to MHLVDQIKQKAQKNLQTVVLPESYDERMLYAAEKIVAEGLAKLVILGDPAKIQAEAAAKGINLAGVELLNPADSPKLDQYIADFVELRKSKGMTAEEAKKLLTADDNLYYAGMMVRNGDAGGEVAGATGTTGNVLKAAFQTVGPAAGIKTVSSFFLMITKTPSFGENGIILFADCAVNPNPDAQALAEIAVATAGNCKAFLDVEARVGMLSFSTKGSAAHADVDKVTKAAEIAKTIKPDIQIDGELQADAALLPKVGEKKAPGSPVAGKANVLIFPDLDAGNIAYKLVERVAGAEAVGPIIQGLAKPVNDLSRGCSVEDIVNVVAITAVQAGA
- the trpB gene encoding tryptophan synthase subunit beta — encoded protein: MKQPDKRGHFGIHGGRYVPETLMPALKELEEAYAHYRNDREFKQEFQYYLREYVGRPSPLYFAEKLTRQLGGARIYLKREDLNHTGAHKVNNTIGQGLLAKRMKKERVIAETGAGQHGVATATIAALFGMQCEVFMGAEDIRRQALNVFRMKLLGATVNPVTAGTATLKDAMNEALRDWVTNIRTTFYVIGTVAGPHPYPMMVRDFQSVIGIEAKRQHKKVEGRLPDALVACVGGGSNAMGLFYPFLKDSGVRLIGVEAAGHGIASGAHAAPLCAGRPGILHGQRSYLLQDAHGQVANAHSISAGLDYPGVGPEHAWLKDTGRAEYVSITDDEALEAFQRLTREEGIMPALESSHAIAHTLKLAPGMSKDQTIVVCLSGRGDKDIHTVADALGVKF